CCTTGACATTGCTACCGATAATACAGGTCTCGCCGACCACTACTCCAGTCCCGTGATCGATGCAGAACTTACGTCCGATCTTGGCTTTTGGGTGGATGTCAATCGAGGTACGTACATGGGCGTATTCGGTGAATATCCGTGGCAAGTAGGGGATGTCTAGTCCCAGCATCACGTGCGCGATGCGGTAGATCGCTATCGCGAAAAATCCAGGGTAGGTACGGATCACTTCTTTGCGGTCTATGGCTGCAGGGTCACCGCTGAGGATGGCTTCTGCATCTTCGATACACAGGTCGTAGATGTTTTCCAGCTCGCTGAAGAACAGCTGGCATGAGCTGAGTGCAAAGCTTTTTTCGCAAGCCTCGGTTTTGAGGAGGAGGTCTTCGAAGAGCTGTTGGATGGCTTTGTACTCCGCGTCTATTTCTGTTTCGGTC
The DNA window shown above is from Reichenbachiella sp. 5M10 and carries:
- a CDS encoding serine O-acetyltransferase, with product MNKSFFDKISAAHNVPKALPGEKEIDQFIVRLLQFLFPELNNIRFKTETEIDAEYKAIQQLFEDLLLKTEACEKSFALSSCQLFFSELENIYDLCIEDAEAILSGDPAAIDRKEVIRTYPGFFAIAIYRIAHVMLGLDIPYLPRIFTEYAHVRTSIDIHPKAKIGRKFCIDHGTGVVVGETCIIGSNVKVYQGVTLGAMSVRKEMALTKRHPTIGDNVVIYAGATILGGRTVIGANSIIGGNVWLTSSVEPNSRVYYAHESQLIKASV